One Gottschalkia purinilytica DNA segment encodes these proteins:
- the upp gene encoding uracil phosphoribosyltransferase produces MGKVIVMDHPLIKHKLTYVRDINTGAKEFRELVKEVAMLMAYEVTRELPLEEIEIETPLTRAKSEVISGKKLGIVPILRAGLGMVEGMLNLLPTVKVGHIGLYRDPETLQPVEYYCKLPTDLQERDLIVLDPMLATGGSAKAAITFLKERGATNIKLMCLIAAPEGVKVVHDEHPDVDIYLGGLDEKLNDHGYILPGLGDAGDRLFGTK; encoded by the coding sequence ATGGGAAAAGTTATAGTTATGGATCATCCCCTAATAAAACATAAGTTAACTTACGTTAGAGATATAAACACAGGAGCGAAAGAGTTTAGAGAGCTTGTAAAAGAAGTGGCTATGCTTATGGCTTATGAAGTAACAAGAGAGTTACCACTTGAAGAAATTGAAATAGAGACTCCACTTACGAGAGCAAAATCTGAAGTTATATCAGGTAAAAAGCTAGGAATAGTACCTATACTAAGAGCCGGATTAGGAATGGTAGAAGGTATGCTAAACCTCCTTCCAACTGTTAAAGTAGGACATATAGGACTTTATAGAGACCCTGAAACATTACAACCTGTGGAATACTATTGTAAACTTCCAACAGACTTACAAGAAAGAGATCTTATAGTTCTTGACCCAATGTTAGCTACAGGTGGTTCAGCCAAAGCAGCAATAACATTCCTAAAGGAAAGAGGAGCTACTAATATAAAGCTAATGTGCTTAATAGCTGCACCAGAAGGAGTAAAGGTAGTTCATGATGAACATCCAGATGTAGACATATATCTAGGAGGACTTGATGAAAAACTTAATGATCACGGATATATACTTCCTGGACTAGGAGATGCAGGGGATAGATTATTTGGAACAAAATAA
- the rpiB gene encoding ribose 5-phosphate isomerase B — protein MKIGLGSDHGGYDLKEKIKSFLEEKGIEYVDFGTNSTESVDYPDFGKKVAEAVVKGDCDRGIVCCGTGIGISIAANKVRGIRCALCGDTYSAKMSREHNNANMLSLGARVVGIDLALEIVNAWINAEFQGERHERRVNKIGDIEKTYML, from the coding sequence ATGAAAATAGGTCTAGGTAGTGATCATGGAGGATATGATCTAAAAGAAAAAATTAAAAGTTTCTTAGAAGAAAAAGGAATAGAATATGTAGATTTTGGAACGAATTCTACTGAATCAGTTGATTATCCTGATTTTGGGAAAAAGGTAGCGGAAGCAGTTGTAAAAGGAGATTGTGATAGAGGTATAGTATGTTGCGGAACAGGAATAGGTATTTCTATAGCTGCAAATAAAGTTAGAGGAATAAGATGTGCATTATGTGGAGACACTTATTCAGCAAAGATGTCAAGAGAACACAATAATGCTAATATGTTATCATTAGGTGCAAGGGTTGTAGGTATAGATTTGGCACTAGAAATAGTAAATGCTTGGATTAATGCAGAATTTCAAGGTGAAAGACATGAAAGAAGAGTAAATAAAATTGGAGACATAGAAAAAACATATATGTTATAA
- a CDS encoding low molecular weight protein arginine phosphatase — translation MKKILFVCTGNTCRSSMAEGLFKDMLKKAKKENNIEVLSAGIFALPNQPASEQAIIVMRDENIDISKHRSKQLTSEMINDVDYIFAMTRGHKQAILQVDPSSDKKIFTLKEYIGESGDIADPYGQSVNVYKESLNEIKNALQKVLEKLDI, via the coding sequence TTGAAAAAAATACTTTTTGTATGTACAGGAAATACCTGCCGTAGTAGTATGGCTGAAGGACTTTTTAAAGATATGTTGAAAAAAGCTAAAAAAGAAAATAATATAGAAGTTTTATCAGCTGGAATTTTTGCACTTCCAAATCAGCCAGCATCAGAACAAGCCATAATAGTTATGAGAGATGAAAATATAGATATATCTAAACATAGATCAAAGCAACTTACTAGTGAAATGATAAATGATGTAGATTATATATTTGCAATGACAAGAGGTCATAAACAAGCTATATTACAGGTTGATCCTAGCTCAGATAAAAAAATATTTACACTTAAGGAATATATTGGAGAGAGTGGAGATATAGCTGATCCTTATGGACAATCTGTTAATGTATATAAAGAAAGCTTAAATGAAATAAAAAATGCACTTCAAAAAGTGCTAGAAAAACTGGATATATAA
- a CDS encoding L-threonylcarbamoyladenylate synthase, giving the protein MNNKVTKIIELNNGHIEEKAIKEAGEVIKNGGLVAFPTETVYGLGANALDEDAVGKIFEAKGRPQDNPLIVHIGDISQIYELVEEVPEKALMLMEKFWPGPLTLLFNKNEKVPLKTTGGLQSVAIRMPKNEIAIKLINESKVPIAAPSANLSGKPSPTNASHVIEDLLGKIDIIIDGGTTGVGVESTVLDISTDIPTILRPGGVTLENLLTVFPKVEYDPALESKDKDLVPKSPGQKYKHYSPKANMKIVYGTIEDMSKKINELKDYYTLEGMKVGILATSQTKEKYDLDNTLVLGDRENLESIASNLFDMLRKFDKLEVDIILSEGFEEKGIGKAIMNRMKKAAGGDIIYLD; this is encoded by the coding sequence ATGAATAACAAAGTTACAAAGATAATAGAATTAAATAATGGACATATTGAAGAAAAGGCGATAAAGGAAGCTGGAGAGGTTATAAAAAATGGAGGATTAGTAGCCTTCCCTACAGAAACAGTATATGGATTAGGAGCTAATGCATTAGATGAAGATGCTGTAGGTAAAATATTTGAAGCTAAAGGAAGACCTCAAGATAATCCTTTAATAGTTCATATAGGAGATATAAGTCAAATATATGAACTAGTAGAAGAAGTACCAGAAAAAGCATTAATGTTAATGGAAAAATTTTGGCCCGGCCCATTGACCCTTTTATTCAACAAAAATGAAAAAGTACCTCTTAAAACTACAGGAGGATTACAGTCAGTAGCTATAAGAATGCCCAAAAATGAAATAGCTATAAAGCTTATAAATGAATCAAAAGTTCCTATAGCTGCACCTAGTGCTAATCTCTCAGGAAAACCAAGTCCTACAAATGCATCTCATGTTATAGAAGATTTATTAGGGAAAATTGATATAATTATAGATGGAGGAACTACAGGAGTTGGTGTAGAGTCTACTGTACTTGATATATCAACGGATATTCCTACTATATTAAGACCTGGTGGAGTAACGCTTGAAAATTTGCTTACTGTTTTCCCAAAAGTAGAATATGATCCTGCCTTAGAAAGTAAGGATAAAGACCTAGTACCAAAGTCTCCAGGACAAAAATATAAACACTATTCTCCAAAAGCAAATATGAAAATAGTTTATGGAACAATTGAAGATATGTCAAAAAAAATAAATGAGCTAAAAGATTATTACACATTAGAAGGCATGAAGGTTGGAATACTTGCAACATCTCAGACCAAAGAAAAATATGATCTAGATAATACGTTAGTATTAGGAGATAGAGAAAATCTAGAATCTATAGCTTCAAATTTATTTGATATGCTAAGAAAATTTGACAAGCTAGAAGTAGATATAATACTTTCAGAAGGTTTTGAGGAAAAAGGCATAGGAAAAGCTATAATGAATAGAATGAAAAAGGCAGCTGGAGGAGATATAATTTACTTAGACTAG
- a CDS encoding ZIP family metal transporter encodes MESIIFTTVIGSLVGIVGTGLGGYLAIKLVRPNNRFLGMLLGMTSGLMLAVVAFDLLPEALSIGGLWIEILGVLLGVAMMFIVESKVLSCNANSFKSTNKGNFLKTGALIGVGIALHNFPEGLAIGSGFMLTPQLGMTMALIIALHDLPEGIAMALPLKMSGMSNFKIFFLTLLTGIPTGFGAMIGGLLGSISDVFIALCLAIAGGAMLYITCGELIPNAKALHKGRASTIGIGIGFALGIFISNSI; translated from the coding sequence ATGGAAAGTATTATTTTTACTACCGTAATAGGTTCTCTAGTTGGAATTGTAGGAACGGGTTTAGGTGGATATTTGGCTATAAAGCTTGTTAGACCAAACAATAGATTTTTAGGAATGCTATTAGGAATGACTAGCGGGTTAATGTTAGCAGTAGTTGCTTTTGATCTGTTGCCTGAGGCTCTAAGCATAGGAGGACTATGGATTGAAATATTAGGTGTATTATTAGGTGTTGCAATGATGTTTATAGTAGAAAGTAAAGTATTATCTTGTAATGCTAATAGTTTTAAAAGTACTAATAAAGGAAATTTTCTTAAGACTGGTGCTCTTATAGGGGTAGGAATAGCTTTACATAACTTTCCTGAAGGATTGGCTATTGGTTCTGGATTTATGCTAACTCCTCAACTTGGAATGACAATGGCTCTTATAATTGCATTGCATGACCTGCCTGAAGGTATTGCTATGGCACTTCCATTAAAAATGAGCGGTATGTCAAATTTCAAAATATTCTTTTTGACACTACTTACTGGTATACCCACAGGATTTGGGGCTATGATAGGTGGTCTTTTAGGAAGCATATCTGACGTATTTATAGCACTCTGTCTTGCTATTGCAGGTGGAGCTATGCTTTATATTACATGTGGTGAGCTTATACCTAATGCTAAAGCTCTTCACAAAGGAAGAGCTTCTACTATAGGTATCGGTATAGGTTTTGCTTTAGGCATATTTATCAGTAATTCAATCTAA